A DNA window from Mus pahari chromosome 13, PAHARI_EIJ_v1.1, whole genome shotgun sequence contains the following coding sequences:
- the Chrna9 gene encoding neuronal acetylcholine receptor subunit alpha-9: MMNRSHPCISFCWMYFAASGIRAVETANGKYAQKLFSDLFEDYSNALRPVEDTDAVLNVTLQVTLSQIKDMDERNQILTAYLWIRQTWHDAYLTWDREQYDGLDTIRIPSDLVWRPDIVLYNKADDESSEPVNTNVVLRYDGLITWDSPAITKSSCVVDVTYFPFDSQQCNLTFGSWTYNGNQVDIFNALDSGDLSDFIEDVEWEVQGMPAVKNVISYGCCSEPYPDVTFTLLLKRRSSFYIVNLLIPCVLISFLAPLSFYLPAASGEKVSLGVTILLAMTVFQLMVAEIMPASENVPLIGKYYIATMALITASTALTIMVMNIHFCGAEAQPVPHWAKVVILKYMSRILFVYDVGESCLSPRHSQEPERITKVYSKLPGSNLKTSRNKDLSRKKELSKLLKNDLGYQGGIPQNPDSYCARYEALTKNIEYIAKCLKDHKATNSKGSEWKKVAKVIDRFFMWIFFAMVFVMTVLIIARAD; this comes from the exons ATGATGAACCGGTCCCATCCCTGCATCTCCTTTTGCTGGATGTATTTTGCTGCTTCTGGAATCAGAG CCGTAGAGACAGCAAACGGAAAGTATGCCCAGAAATTGTTTAGCGATCTTTTTGAAGACTACTCCAATGCTCTGCGTCCAGTAGAAGATACGGACGCGGTGCTGAACGTCACTCTGCAGGTCACGCTCTCCCAGATAAAGGACATG GACGAGAGAAATCAGATTCTGACAGCCTATCTGTGGATCCGCCAGACCTGGCACGATGCGTACCTCACGTGGGATCGAGAGCAGTATGACGGGCTGGACACCATCAGGATTCCCAGCGACCTGGTGTGGAGACCGGACATTGTCCTGTACAACAA GGCCGACGACGAGTCTTCAGAGCCGGTGAACACCAACGTGGTCCTGCGGTATGATGGGCTCATCACCTGGGACTCTCCAGCCATCACCAAAAGCTCCTGTGTGGTGGACGTCACCTATTTCCCCTTCGACAGCCAGCAGTGCAACCTGACCTTTGGTTCCTGGACCTACAATGGGAACCAGGTGGACATATTCAATGCCCTGGACAGTGGTGACCTCTCTGACTTCATTGAAGACGTGGAATGGGAAGTTCAGGGCATGCCTGCCGTGAAGAACGTCATCTCCTACGGCTGCTGCTCTGAGCCTTACCCAGACGTCACCTTCACTCTCCTTCTGAAGAGGAGGTCCTCCTTCTACATCGTCAACCTCCTCATCCCCTGTGTCCTCATATCATTCCTCGCTCCACTGAGTTTCTAcctcccagcagcctctggggAGAAGGTCTCTCTGGGAGTGACCATCCTATTGGCCATGACTGTGTTTCAGCTAATGGTGGCAGAGATCATGCCGGCCTCAGAAAACGTCCCTCTGATAG GAAAATACTACATAGCTACCATGGCCTTGATCACCGCCTCCACAGCCCTGACCATCATGGTGATGAATATCCACTTCTGTGGGGCAGAAGCCCAGCCAGTGCCACACTGGGCCAAGGTGGTCATCCTGAAATACATGTCCAGGATCTTGTTTGTCTACGATGTGGGTGAGAGCTGCCTTAGCCCCCGCCACAGCCAGGAGCCAGAACGAATCACAAAGGTTTATAGCAAACTCCCAGGGTCCAACCTGAAAACGTCCAGAAACAAAGACCTTTCCAGAAAGAAGGAACTGAGCAAACTCCTAAAGAATGACCTGGGGTACCAGGGTGGGATCCCCCAGAATCCTGACAGTTACTGCGCACGCTATGAAGCACTGACAAAAAATATTGAATACATTGCCAAATGTCTCAAGGACCACAAGGCCACCAACTCCAAGGGCAGCGAGTGGAAGAAGGTTGCCAAAGTCATAGACCGTTTCTTCATGTGGATTTTCTTCGCTATGGTGTTTGTCATGACCGTTTTGATCATAGCAAGAGCAGATTAG